One stretch of Zingiber officinale cultivar Zhangliang chromosome 6B, Zo_v1.1, whole genome shotgun sequence DNA includes these proteins:
- the LOC121992047 gene encoding uncharacterized protein LOC121992047 — protein sequence MPRARGRGWGSSRARSRSRGRDSGSGRGRGRACQRATTTDLGLDEAPISPSELIPGAQVGPSIGVGGQTEGQPHLVAAQVAVPAIPTASFIMEKARIPLLASSAKDRFTLFHGGTDPWVARTWLEDIEGTFGYMSCSDTEKVELAAYHFRGQASTWWKMQKTVFGDQIISWQSFREAFERQYFPAAFCVARRQEFMSLKQGDRSVLDYSAEFSRLAEFCPHMVAQDSDRMFHFTQGLAAYIRIRMSGFPVTTYREALDRAIFIEMTQQQVSQEREASRQTSQSSHSRQQSRGRRSRGQDTTRESSRSRKVAKVSHGSSRPVPSQRGQISVKCFQCGAPNHLASECPLDKSICFYCKLPGHMQKDCTLKAQHQAGGSQSQQARPTSRPPQSRQQKGPQRSQQSQPRNPPPTQSAHQPQLYHLQSQVESEYHSVPPLQQYLPAPSQQYLPAPSQQYLVAPPQQYLLPPPQQYLLPPPQQYQPPLSYQPSTQSYQPSQDQSQPSSSIQRGQPSGLEPGHVYALTREEAQRAGGSVIRDPSSSGAR from the exons ATGCCACGAGCCCGTGGTCGCGGTTGGGGCAGTAGCCGTGCCCGTAGTCGCAGTCGTGGTCGCGACAGTGGTAGTGGTCGCGGTCGTGGTCGTGCATGTCAGCGTGCCACTACTACTGATCTTGGTTTGGATGAGGCTCCTATCTCCCCATCTGAGTTGATACCGGGAGCTCAGGTTGGTCCCAGTATTGGAGTCGGTGGTCAGACTGAGGGACAACCTCATCTTGTTGCAGCTCAGGTAGCCGTACCAGCCATTCCTACAGCATCGTTTATTATGGAAAAGGCCCGTATTCCTTTGCTTGCTAGTTCAGCAAAGGATCGTTTTACGCTGTTCCATGGAGGCACCGATCCTTGGGTGGCGCGTACATGGTTGGAGGATATTGAGGGCACTTTTGGGTACATGTCCTGTTCAGACACAGAGAAGGTAGAGCTAGCCGCTTATCATTTTCGAGGGCAAGCATCCACATGGTGGAAGATGCAAAAGACAGTCTTTGGGGATCAGATTATCTCTTGGCAGTCTTTTCGAGAGGCGTTCGAGAGACAGTATTTTCCTGCAGCATTTTGTGTTGCTCGACGCCAGGAATTCATGAGTCTCAAGCAGGGTGACCGAAGCGTGCTAgactatagtgcagaatttagcaGACTTGCTGAGTTTTGCCCACATATGGTTGCTCAGGACTCAGACCGTATGTTTCACTTTACACAGGGACTGGCAGCATATATTCGGATCAGGATGTCTGGATTTCCTGTTACTACTTATCGAGAGGCACTTGATCGAGCCATATTtattgagatgactcagcagcaaGTCTCTCAAGAAAGAGAAGCCAGCCGACAGACCTCGCAGAGCTCACACTCTAGACAGCAGAGTCGAGGTCGTCGATCTCGTGGTCAGGATACGACTAGAGAGTCTTCACGGTCACGAAAGGTGGCCAAAGTATCACATGGATCTAGTCGCCCAGTTCCATCACAGCGGGGCCAGATATCGGTGAAGTGTTTTCAATGTGGTGCACCAAATCACCTGGCATCAGAATGTCCACTGGATAAGAGTATATGTTTTTATTGTAAACTGCCAGGACATATGCAGAAAGATTGCACTTTGAAGGCACAACATCAAGCAGGAGGATCACAGTCTCAGCAGGCTCGACCTACCTCACGACCTCCACAGTCTCGGCAGCAGAAAGGCCCGCAGAGATCTCAGCAGTCTCAGCCACGAAATCCCCCACCTACACAGTCTGCTCACCAGCCACAACTCTATCATTTGCAGTCCCAAGTGGAGAGTGAGTATCACTCAGTACCTCCACTTCAGCAGTATCTGCCAGCTCCATCTCAGCAGTACTTGCCAGCTCCATCTCAGCAGTATTTGGTAGCTCCACCCCAGCAGTACTTGCTACCTCCACCCCAGCAGTACTTGCTACCTCCACCCCAGCAGTATCAGCCACCATTATCTTATCAGCCTTCGACCCAGTCATACCAGCCTTCGCAGGATCAGAGTCAGCCCTCTTCTTCTATCCAGAGGGGTCAGCCATCAGGTCTTGAGCCGGGACATGTTTATGCTTTGACTCGTGAGGAGGCACAGCGAGCTGGAGGATCTGTTATCCGAG ATCCGAGCTCGAGTGGAGCACGGTGA